The Jiangella sp. DSM 45060 genome contains the following window.
GTGAGTGGTACGTCGATTTCACTCAGGTCGAGGACGCCGACGTCAGGGCGCTGCTGAAACCGTGACGGTGGTCACGATGGCAACTTATGGGCCGGTTCGCGCGTCTTGCTACAGAGGTGGTTACGCGGAGGTCCGGCTGAGCCGGGCCGCGGTGTGATTATCCTGGCTTCGGCGGACAGAGCGGATCATGAGTGCTGACGACGTGAGAGCGAGGAGGGGTGACCGGCCGGTGCAACGCGCCCGACGAGCTCAAGGGGCTCGCCGTTCTCGGCTGCAGACGCGCCGGGAACAGCGCAATCAGCGCTACGGCCGCTTCATCGGACTCACCGCTCTCGGGTCGCTGATCCCCGGCACCGGGCTCATCGCCGCCGGCAAGCGCCGCCTCGGCACGACCGTCCTGGTCATCCTCGCCGCACTCGCCATCCTGGCGCTCGCCGTCGTCGTGCTGATCCCGCCGACGGAGCTGGCGTCGTACGGCGGCGACCGCCAGATGATGCTGATCCTCGGGACGGCGCTCGCGGCCGGCGCGGCGGCCTGGCTGCTCATCGCCGTCGGCAGCCACCGGTCGCTGGAGCCCGACGGCCTGCCCGCCGGCAAGCGGCTGGCCGGCGCGCTCGTCGTCGTCCTCAGCGCGTCGGTCGTGGTGGCGCCGCTGGCGGTCGGCTCGCGGTACGCGTTCACCCAGCGCGACCTCGTCGGCAACATCTCGTCCAGCGGCGGCAGCAACACCACACCCGACGTCGACGTGTCCGACCCGTGGGCCGACAAGCCGCGCCTGAACGTGCTCTTCCTGGGCGGCGACGCCGGCGAGGGCCGCACCGGTCTTCGTCCGGACACCCAGATCGTCGCCAGCATCGACACCGAGACCGGCGCGACGACGATGATCTCGCTGCCGCGCAACCTCTCGCAGATCCCGTTCCCCGAGGGCACCCCGCTGGCCGAGGCGTACCCGAACGGCTTCACCGGCAGCGGCGACCCGCTCGAGTGGATGCTCAACGCCGTCTACGCCAACGTGCCGCGCGACCACCCCGACGTGTTCGAGGGCGTCGGCGACCCCGGCGCCGACGCGACGAAGTGGGCGGTCGAGGGCGCGCTGGGCATCGACGTCGACTACTTCATCATGGTCGACCTCGCCGGCTTCGAGGCCGTGGTCGACGCGCTCGGCGGCATCACCGTCAACGTGCCGCGCGACATCCCGTGGGGCAACAAGAGCCT
Protein-coding sequences here:
- a CDS encoding LCP family protein is translated as MQRARRAQGARRSRLQTRREQRNQRYGRFIGLTALGSLIPGTGLIAAGKRRLGTTVLVILAALAILALAVVVLIPPTELASYGGDRQMMLILGTALAAGAAAWLLIAVGSHRSLEPDGLPAGKRLAGALVVVLSASVVVAPLAVGSRYAFTQRDLVGNISSSGGSNTTPDVDVSDPWADKPRLNVLFLGGDAGEGRTGLRPDTQIVASIDTETGATTMISLPRNLSQIPFPEGTPLAEAYPNGFTGSGDPLEWMLNAVYANVPRDHPDVFEGVGDPGADATKWAVEGALGIDVDYFIMVDLAGFEAVVDALGGITVNVPRDIPWGNKSLPDGSCTQANGYIEEGDNQLLDGFHALWFARSRCGSDDYERMERQRCVMNAIVDKADPATLLSQYQSLASAAGDIITSDVPADLFPALIELMVKVRTQPLESLTLDNEFFGSMGTTSSDPDYDQLHARIQEILAGTPATPDAGETPPADEDTTEATGQNASSERSGAAVEQASGEAEEPAEEPADEPTDGATDEPAADEPVDAGAVC